The following proteins are encoded in a genomic region of Nocardioides sp. cx-173:
- a CDS encoding amino acid permease, giving the protein MDLFRTKSVEQSIAETDEPEHRLKKDLGVLDLLIFGVGVIIGAGIFVVTGTVAKTNSGPAITISFAIAGLACGLAALCYAEFASTLPVAGSAYTFSYASFGELLAWIIGWDLALEFTIGAAALSTSFSGYFQEVFHGTFLEVPEALGSAADGVVDLPAVVISLLVTAVLVGGIKLSSRLNQVIVAVKLLVIAVVIIFGVGHIKAANYTPFIPPSEPTPEASGGFLDVTLISSLLGVEPAVYGLAGVIAGASIVFFAFIGFDVVATTAEETKNPQRDVPRGILGSLVIVTLLYMAVSLVLTGMQNFRDIEAGDPAPLATAFDAVGLEFMGRLISIGACIGLIVVVMILILGQTRVAFAMARDGLLPKGLAKVHPRFGTPYVMTIITGVAVALIGGFVDLATLVNLVSIGTLFAFMLVSVGVVILRRSRPELHRSFRTPAVYVVATASVLLCFYLMLNLTGGTWVRFLAWMGIGLVVYAGYGYRHSRLGRSQPAPESSPDVG; this is encoded by the coding sequence ATGGACCTCTTTCGTACGAAGTCGGTCGAGCAGTCCATCGCCGAGACCGACGAGCCGGAGCACCGGCTGAAGAAGGATCTCGGGGTCCTGGACCTGCTGATCTTCGGCGTCGGGGTCATCATCGGTGCCGGGATCTTCGTGGTGACCGGCACGGTGGCCAAGACCAACTCCGGACCGGCGATCACCATCTCCTTCGCGATCGCGGGCCTCGCCTGCGGGCTGGCGGCGCTCTGCTACGCGGAGTTCGCCTCCACGCTCCCGGTCGCCGGGAGCGCCTACACCTTTAGCTACGCCTCGTTCGGCGAGCTGCTCGCCTGGATCATCGGGTGGGACCTGGCGCTGGAGTTCACGATCGGGGCCGCGGCGCTCAGCACGAGCTTCTCGGGCTACTTCCAGGAGGTCTTCCACGGCACGTTCCTCGAGGTGCCGGAGGCCCTGGGATCGGCCGCGGACGGCGTGGTGGACCTGCCGGCGGTCGTGATCTCGCTGCTGGTGACGGCGGTCCTGGTGGGCGGCATCAAGCTCTCCAGCCGGCTCAACCAGGTCATCGTCGCGGTCAAGCTGCTGGTCATCGCCGTGGTCATCATCTTCGGCGTGGGCCACATCAAGGCCGCCAACTACACGCCGTTCATCCCACCCTCGGAGCCCACCCCCGAGGCGAGCGGCGGCTTCCTGGACGTCACGCTGATCAGCTCGCTGCTGGGGGTCGAGCCTGCCGTCTACGGTCTCGCCGGCGTGATCGCCGGTGCCTCGATCGTGTTCTTCGCCTTCATCGGCTTCGACGTCGTCGCCACCACCGCGGAGGAGACCAAGAACCCCCAGCGCGACGTGCCCCGCGGCATCCTCGGCTCCCTCGTCATCGTGACCCTGCTCTACATGGCCGTGAGCCTGGTCCTCACCGGCATGCAGAACTTCCGCGACATCGAGGCCGGCGACCCCGCCCCGCTCGCGACCGCGTTCGACGCGGTCGGGTTGGAGTTCATGGGCCGGCTGATCTCGATCGGCGCCTGCATCGGGCTGATCGTGGTGGTGATGATCCTGATCCTCGGCCAGACCCGCGTCGCCTTCGCCATGGCTCGCGACGGGCTGCTGCCCAAGGGGCTGGCCAAGGTGCACCCACGCTTCGGCACGCCGTACGTCATGACGATCATCACGGGCGTCGCCGTGGCGCTGATCGGTGGCTTCGTCGACCTCGCCACCCTGGTCAACCTGGTGAGCATCGGGACCCTCTTCGCGTTCATGCTGGTCAGCGTCGGCGTCGTGATCCTGCGCCGTAGCCGACCGGAGCTGCACCGGTCCTTCCGGACGCCGGCCGTGTACGTCGTGGCCACCGCCTCGGTCCTGCTGTGCTTCTACCTGATGCTGAACCTCACCGGCGGCACCTGGGTCCGCTTCCTGGCGTGGATGGGCATCGGCCTGGTCGTCTACGCCGGGTACGGCTACCGCCACTCCCGCCTCGGACGGAGCCAGCCCGCCCCCGAGTCCAGCCCTGACGTGGGCTAG
- a CDS encoding class II glutamine amidotransferase translates to MCRVLAYIGSEVPLENLLLKPENSLVNQALDPERHPQLQLAGWGFAAWSEHLLKPDEPFLYHRPMAAFYDDNVGGIVPSLQVSTMLAHVRAADYNAKTVLADENCHPFSYRGTPWIIAQNGDLPNWKLLQRELLRHCKDEYLEQMRGNTDTEFLYVLLLSLLESDSDEDVKRAFEEMMRLLVQAMKDLDLPALTKLKMALVAPNRIIGVNVGTGHQGETEPAGDWRELRKSGPGTDDFALSMLLEPMYLLSGRNFQHDDTTYDFEDCSIEEATSVIFASEPLTERTDDWSTLEFGEIVFLERDGETITRTVDRLKV, encoded by the coding sequence ATGTGCCGAGTCCTCGCCTATATCGGGTCGGAAGTACCGCTGGAGAACCTCCTGCTCAAGCCTGAGAACAGTCTTGTCAACCAGGCCCTCGACCCCGAGCGTCACCCCCAGCTTCAGCTGGCCGGGTGGGGATTCGCAGCGTGGAGCGAGCACCTGCTCAAGCCCGACGAGCCGTTCCTCTACCACCGGCCCATGGCTGCCTTCTACGACGACAACGTCGGCGGCATCGTGCCGAGTCTTCAGGTCAGCACCATGCTGGCTCACGTAAGGGCGGCGGACTACAACGCCAAGACCGTGCTGGCCGACGAGAACTGTCACCCCTTCTCCTACCGAGGAACCCCGTGGATCATCGCGCAGAACGGTGATCTGCCGAACTGGAAGCTCCTGCAGCGCGAGCTGCTGCGCCACTGCAAGGACGAGTACCTGGAGCAGATGAGGGGCAACACGGACACGGAGTTCCTCTACGTGCTCCTCCTGTCCCTGCTCGAGAGCGACAGCGACGAGGATGTGAAACGAGCGTTCGAGGAGATGATGCGCCTCCTCGTGCAGGCGATGAAGGATCTCGATCTGCCAGCACTGACCAAGCTGAAGATGGCCCTGGTCGCCCCGAACCGAATCATCGGCGTCAACGTCGGAACCGGCCACCAGGGTGAGACCGAACCGGCTGGTGACTGGCGAGAGCTGCGAAAGTCCGGCCCGGGCACCGATGACTTCGCCCTCTCCATGCTCTTGGAGCCGATGTACCTGTTGTCGGGTCGAAACTTCCAGCATGACGACACGACCTACGACTTCGAGGATTGCAGCATCGAGGAGGCGACGTCCGTCATCTTCGCCTCCGAGCCGCTGACCGAGCGCACCGACGACTGGTCGACGCTGGAGTTCGGCGAGATCGTGTTCCTCGAGAGGGACGGCGAGACCATCACCAGGACGGTCGACCGGTTGAAGGTGTAG